A region from the Sandaracinus amylolyticus genome encodes:
- a CDS encoding acyl carrier protein, whose protein sequence is MSETATLSRDEIFGKIVEILSDSFELDPKKITKESTLYEELDLDSIDAIDIFTQLREMTGRRPDPADARKVRTVDELIDFVLAEIDKAKAGVPEGPTEPPTNPGAGETQ, encoded by the coding sequence CGAGACTGCCACGCTCAGCCGCGACGAGATCTTCGGGAAGATCGTCGAGATCCTCAGTGACTCGTTCGAGCTCGATCCGAAGAAGATCACCAAGGAGTCGACGCTCTACGAAGAGCTCGATCTCGACAGCATCGACGCGATCGACATCTTCACGCAGCTGCGCGAGATGACGGGGCGCCGCCCCGACCCGGCCGACGCGCGCAAGGTGCGCACCGTCGACGAGCTCATCGACTTCGTGCTCGCCGAGATCGACAAGGCGAAGGCGGGCGTGCCGGAGGGACCGACCGAGCCGCCGACGAACCCGGGCGCGGGCGAGACGCAGTGA
- a CDS encoding beta-ketoacyl-ACP synthase, translating to MSGRRVVVTGLGLASPIGNSDAEATESLQRGRHGIRKMPEWGHIPDLQTRIGGAVTGLDLQAHFPRRKRRTMGLVALYAAYASEQAIAQAGIGPEVLGSGRCGIAYGSTTGSSQALEEFCGPLFTQFTMRGLDSSSYLKFMTHTCAANMASFFGIRGRVLPMISACTSGSQSVGAAYEAIKYGMQDVMVAGGAEELHYATAVTFDLLMATSIRFNETPERSPRPFDVKRDGLVIGEGAATLVLEDLEHAKKRGAKILAEIIGYGTNCDGLHITAPSEDGMRGAMELALSDSKAHPNDIDYVNAHGTGTEIGDIAETNATYSVFKRDVPVSTMKSYTGHTLGACGAMEAVFCLQMMREGFLAPNRNLDEIDPRCAKLGYLREVVQKRPRTIMTNNFAFGGVNTSLVLRAWGE from the coding sequence GTGAGCGGCCGCCGCGTCGTCGTCACCGGGCTCGGCCTCGCCTCGCCGATCGGCAACAGCGACGCCGAAGCGACGGAGTCGCTGCAGCGAGGTCGTCACGGCATCCGCAAGATGCCGGAGTGGGGCCACATCCCCGACCTCCAGACGCGCATCGGCGGCGCGGTGACCGGGCTCGATCTGCAGGCGCACTTCCCGCGGCGGAAGCGCCGCACGATGGGCCTCGTCGCGCTCTACGCGGCGTACGCGAGCGAGCAGGCGATCGCGCAGGCGGGCATCGGCCCCGAGGTGCTCGGCAGCGGGCGGTGCGGCATCGCGTACGGATCGACGACGGGCAGCTCGCAGGCGCTCGAGGAGTTCTGCGGTCCGCTCTTCACGCAGTTCACGATGCGCGGGCTCGACTCGAGCTCGTACCTGAAGTTCATGACGCACACGTGCGCCGCGAACATGGCGTCGTTCTTCGGGATCCGCGGGCGCGTGCTGCCGATGATCAGCGCGTGCACCAGCGGCTCGCAGTCGGTCGGCGCGGCGTACGAGGCGATCAAGTACGGCATGCAGGACGTGATGGTCGCGGGCGGCGCGGAAGAGCTGCACTACGCGACGGCGGTCACGTTCGACCTGCTGATGGCGACGAGCATCCGCTTCAACGAGACGCCGGAGCGCTCGCCGCGTCCGTTCGACGTGAAGCGCGACGGCCTCGTGATCGGCGAGGGCGCGGCGACGCTGGTGCTCGAGGACCTCGAGCACGCGAAGAAGCGCGGCGCGAAGATCCTCGCGGAGATCATCGGCTACGGCACGAACTGCGATGGGCTGCACATCACCGCGCCGAGCGAGGACGGGATGCGCGGCGCGATGGAGCTCGCGCTCTCGGACTCGAAGGCGCACCCGAACGACATCGACTACGTGAACGCGCACGGCACGGGCACGGAGATCGGCGACATCGCGGAGACCAACGCGACGTACTCGGTGTTCAAGCGCGACGTGCCGGTCTCGACGATGAAGAGCTACACCGGCCACACGCTCGGCGCGTGCGGCGCGATGGAAGCGGTGTTCTGCCTGCAGATGATGCGCGAGGGGTTCCTCGCGCCGAACCGGAACCTCGACGAGATCGATCCGCGCTGCGCGAAGCTCGGCTATCTGCGCGAAGTCGTGCAGAAGCGACCGAGGACGATCATGACGAACAACTTCGCGTTCGGCGGAGTGAACACGTCGCTCGTCCTGCGCGCCTGGGGCGAGTAG